The Accipiter gentilis chromosome 7, bAccGen1.1, whole genome shotgun sequence genome includes a region encoding these proteins:
- the SMG5 gene encoding nonsense-mediated mRNA decay factor SMG5 isoform X1 — protein MSQGGGATGESGEPEAKVLHTKRLYRAVVEAVHRLDLILGNKAAYQEVFKPENISLRNKLRELCVKLMFLHPVDYGRKAEELLWRKVYYEVIQLIKTNKKHIHSRSTLECAYRTHLVAGIGFYQHLLLYIQSHYQLELQCCIDWTHVTDPLIGCKKPVSASEKEMEWAQMACHRCLVYLGDLARYQNELAGVDTELLAERFYYQALSVAPQIGMPFNQLGTLAGSKYYNVEATYCYLRCIQSEVSFEGAYGNLKRLYDKAAKMYHQLKKCETRKLSPSKKRGKDIKRLLVSFMYLQSLLQPKSSSLDSELTSLCQSVLEDFNLCLFYLPSPPNLSSTSEDEEEYESGYSFLPDLLIFRMVIICLMSVHSLKRAGSKQYSAAIAFTLALFSHLINHVNIRLQAELEEGENPVPAFQSDGTDDQEPREPLNSIEKETEADLANHQPSEEQRKNDCKKSKKYSRLSCLRRRRHPQKVDESDLSEGFDSDSSQGSIKGSDGSESGSEKSDEEAEAAFDVETDSDMNSQESRSDLEDMEDEPGEEGSGQGKSGPKEALKNCVDGSGLGDSKGPSISKIEAPDPAVNGPASLSANDASIASNLQAMSTQLFQTKRCFRLAPTFSNILLKPNSEPPVLNDGIESKPCVNGDLEKPSLVEQDDVSDSEESISSNKSCRNERSLQEKLEIVTNEGLLLTVKVFLDWLRTNTDLIIMCAQSSQSLWNRLSVLLNLLPSAADLQESGLALCNEVKDILSGAELPDLKANLLLPEDVALRNLPPLKNAHKRFNFEQDRPIFSAVEESVVRICCIRSFGHFITHLQGSILQFNSELGIFISIAQSEQDNLLHQAQAQFHMAAEEARRNRLMRDMAQLRLQLEVSQLEGSLQQPKAQSAMSPYLVPDTQALCQHLAVVKQLATSGRFIIIIPRTVIDGLDFLKKENAGARDSIRYLEAEFKKGNRYIRCQKDVGKSFERHKLKRQDLDAWNLYKILDSCKQLTVSQGSGEDDTTGMVTIITGFQLEDPSTFSVPMQSAIQAATNASVEIKNVLEFYKQWKEMG, from the exons ATGAGCCAGGGCGGAGGGGCCACCGGCGAGAGCGGCGAGCCGGAGGCCAAGGTGCTGCACACCAAGCGGCTGTACCG agcagTGGTAGAGGCTGTTCATCGATTGGATCTCATCCTTGGTAATAAGGCAGCGTATCAAGAAGTGTTCAAGCCAGAGAACATCAGCTTGAGGAACAA GTTGCGAGAGTTGTGTGTGAAGCTGATGTTCTTGCATCCAGTGGAttatggaagaaaagcagaagaactgCTTTGGAGAAAAGTTTACTATGAAGTTATCCAGctcattaaaacaaataaaaag cACATTCACAGTCGTAGCACTCTGGAGTGTGCGTACCGGACTCACTTAGTTGCTGGCATAGGATTTTACCAGCACCTTCTCCTCTACATTCAGTCTCACTATCAGCTAGAGCTGCAGTGCTGTATTGACTGGACGCATGTAACGGACCCTCTAATAG GCTGCAAGAAACCTGTGTCTGcatcggagaaggagatggagtgGGCACAGATGGCATGTCACAGATGTCTGGTTTATCTGGGAGATCTAG CTCGCTATCAGAATGAACTGGCAGGTGTGGACACAGAGTTGCTGGCTGAGCGGTTTTACTATCAAGCCCTTTCTGTTGCACCACAAATTG GCATGCCCTTTAACCAGCTGGGGACATTGGCAGGGAGCAAATACTACAATGTGGAAGCTACCTATTGCTACTTACGCTG TATCCAGTCTGAAGTGTCCTTTGAAGGTGCCTATGGGAACCTGAAGCGACTGTATGACAAAGCAGCCAAAATGTATCATCAGTTGAAGAAATGTGAAACCAGGAAGTTGTCTCCAAGCAAGAAGCG AGGCAAAGACATTAAGAGGTTGCTGGTGAGCTTTATGTACCTGCAGAGTCTTTTGCAGCCAAAGAGCAG CTCTCTGGATTCTGAGCTGACATCTCTCTGCCAGTCTGTGCTGGAGGATTTCAACCTGTGCTTGTTCTACCTGCCCTCTCCTCCTAATCTGAGCTCAACTAGTGAAGATGAAGAAGAGTATGAGAGTGGCTACTCCTTCCTTCCCGATCTCCTGATCTTTCGCATGGTGATCATCTGCCTTATGAGTGTTCACAGCCTCAAGAGGGCAG GTTCAAAGCAGTACAGTGCAGCCATTGCTTTCACGCTGGCCCTCTTCTCTCACCTGATAAATCACGTCAATATTCGCCTGCAGGCAGAGCTAGAAGAAGGGGAAAATCCAGTCCCAGCCTTTCAGAGTGATGGCACAG ATGACCAGGAGCCGCGGGAGCCATTGAACTCAATTGAGAAGGAAACTGAAGCTGACTTGGCCAATCATCAGCCCAGTGAGGAACAACGGAAGAATGAttgcaagaaaagcaagaaatactCCCGCCTTTCCTGtttgcgccgccgccgccacccccagAAGGTGGATGAGAGTGACCTGAGTGAGGGCTTTGACTCTGACTCCAGCCAGGGCTCCATAAAGGGCAGTGATGGCTCAGAAAGTGGCTCAGAGAAGAGTGATGAGGAAGCAGAAGCTGCTTTTGATGTGGAGACGGACTCTGACATGAACAGCCAAGAATCTCGGTCTGACTTGGAGGACATGGAGGATGAGCCAGGTGAGGAGGGAAGCGGCCAAGGCAAAAGCGGACCCAAAGAAGCCTTAAAAAACTGTGTGGATGGCAGTGGGCTGGGGGACTCCAAGGGCCCAAGCATCTCTAAAATTGAGGCTCCGGATCCAGCAGTGAATGGGCCAGCTTCCCTGAGCGCTAATGACGCAAGCATAGCCAGTAATCTCCAGGCCATGTCCACCCAGCTGTTTCAGACCAAACGCTGCTTTCGCTTGGCTCCCACTTTCAGCAACATCCTTCTGAAACCGAACAGTGAACCACCTGTCTTGAACGATGGAATAGAGAGTAAGCCATGTGTCAATGGAGATCTGGAGAAGCCCAGCTTGGTGGAGCAAG ATGATGTATCTGACTCTGAGGAAAGCATTTCAAGTAACAAATCCTGCAGGAATGAGCGGTCCCTTCAGGAGAAGCTAGAGATCGTGACCAATGAAGGGCTGCTTCTCACTGTCAAGGTGTTCCTGGACTGGCTGAGGACAAACACGGACCTCATCATCATGTGTGCTCAG AGCTCTCAGAGCCTGTGGAACAGGCTGTCTGTGCTCCTGAACcttctgccttctgctgcagACCTGCAGGAATCAG GGCTGGCCCTATGTAATGAAGTCAAGGACATTCTGAGTGGTGCTGAGCTCCCAGACCTGAAAGCCAACTTGCTGCTACCAGAAGATGTGGCCTTGCGAAATCTTCCCCCTCTGAAAAATGCACACAAGAGGTTTAACTTTGAGCAGGACCGGCCCATTTTCTCAGCAGTTGAGGAG TCTGTTGTTCGAATTTGCTGCATTCGGAGCTTTGGCCACTTCATTACCCACTTGCAAGGCAGCATCCTGCAGTTCAATTCAGAGCTTGGGATCTTCATCAGCATAGCACAGTCAGAGCAAGACAACTTGCTGCACCAGGCCCAAGCCCAGTTTCACATG GCTGCAGAGGAAGCTCGTCGGAACAGGCTAATGAGAGATATGGCTCAGCTTCGACTGCAG CTGGAGGTTTCTCAGCTGGAGGGAAGTCTCCAGCAGCCCAAAGCACAGTCAGCCATGTCTCCTTATCTTGTCCCGGACACCCAGGCTCTCTGCCAGCACCTGGCTGTTGTCAAGCAGCTGGCCACCAGCGGGAGGTTCATAATCATCATCCCTCGAACAG tgaTCGATGGCTTAGACTTCCTGAAAAAGGAGAACGCAGGTGCTCGGGACAGCATCCGGTATCTGGAGGCagaatttaaaaagggaaacag GTACATTCGTTGCCAGAAGGATGTTGGGAAAAGCTTTGAGAGACATAAACTGAAGAGACAAGATTTAGATGCCTG GAATCTCTATAAAATACTGGACAGTTGCAAACAACTGACAGTGTCCCAAGGAAGTGGAGAGGATGACACCACAGGGATGGTCACCATCATCACGGGGTTTCAGCTGGAGGACCCAAGCACGTTCTCGGTGCCCATGCAG TCTGCCATCCAGGCAGCCACCAATGCCAgtgtagaaataaaaaatgttctggAGTTCTACAAGCAGTGGAAAGAGATGGGCTGA
- the SMG5 gene encoding nonsense-mediated mRNA decay factor SMG5 isoform X2, translated as MSQGGGATGESGEPEAKVLHTKRLYRAVVEAVHRLDLILGNKAAYQEVFKPENISLRNKLRELCVKLMFLHPVDYGRKAEELLWRKVYYEVIQLIKTNKKHIHSRSTLECAYRTHLVAGIGFYQHLLLYIQSHYQLELQCCIDWTHVTDPLIGCKKPVSASEKEMEWAQMACHRCLVYLGDLARYQNELAGVDTELLAERFYYQALSVAPQIGMPFNQLGTLAGSKYYNVEATYCYLRCIQSEVSFEGAYGNLKRLYDKAAKMYHQLKKCETRKLSPSKKRGKDIKRLLVSFMYLQSLLQPKSSSLDSELTSLCQSVLEDFNLCLFYLPSPPNLSSTSEDEEEYESGYSFLPDLLIFRMVIICLMSVHSLKRAGSKQYSAAIAFTLALFSHLINHVNIRLQAELEEGENPVPAFQSDGTDDQEPREPLNSIEKETEADLANHQPSEEQRKNDCKKSKKYSRLSCLRRRRHPQKVDESDLSEGFDSDSSQGSIKGSDGSESGSEKSDEEAEAAFDVETDSDMNSQESRSDLEDMEDEPGEEGSGQGKSGPKEALKNCVDGSGLGDSKGPSISKIEAPDPAVNGPASLSANDASIASNLQAMSTQLFQTKRCFRLAPTFSNILLKPNSEPPVLNDGIESKPCVNGDLEKPSLVEQDDVSDSEESISSNKSCRNERSLQEKLEIVTNEGLLLTVKVFLDWLRTNTDLIIMCAQSSQSLWNRLSVLLNLLPSAADLQESGLALCNEVKDILSGAELPDLKANLLLPEDVALRNLPPLKNAHKRFNFEQDRPIFSAVEESVVRICCIRSFGHFITHLQGSILQFNSELGIFISIAQSEQDNLLHQAQAQFHMAAEEARRNRLMRDMAQLRLQ; from the exons ATGAGCCAGGGCGGAGGGGCCACCGGCGAGAGCGGCGAGCCGGAGGCCAAGGTGCTGCACACCAAGCGGCTGTACCG agcagTGGTAGAGGCTGTTCATCGATTGGATCTCATCCTTGGTAATAAGGCAGCGTATCAAGAAGTGTTCAAGCCAGAGAACATCAGCTTGAGGAACAA GTTGCGAGAGTTGTGTGTGAAGCTGATGTTCTTGCATCCAGTGGAttatggaagaaaagcagaagaactgCTTTGGAGAAAAGTTTACTATGAAGTTATCCAGctcattaaaacaaataaaaag cACATTCACAGTCGTAGCACTCTGGAGTGTGCGTACCGGACTCACTTAGTTGCTGGCATAGGATTTTACCAGCACCTTCTCCTCTACATTCAGTCTCACTATCAGCTAGAGCTGCAGTGCTGTATTGACTGGACGCATGTAACGGACCCTCTAATAG GCTGCAAGAAACCTGTGTCTGcatcggagaaggagatggagtgGGCACAGATGGCATGTCACAGATGTCTGGTTTATCTGGGAGATCTAG CTCGCTATCAGAATGAACTGGCAGGTGTGGACACAGAGTTGCTGGCTGAGCGGTTTTACTATCAAGCCCTTTCTGTTGCACCACAAATTG GCATGCCCTTTAACCAGCTGGGGACATTGGCAGGGAGCAAATACTACAATGTGGAAGCTACCTATTGCTACTTACGCTG TATCCAGTCTGAAGTGTCCTTTGAAGGTGCCTATGGGAACCTGAAGCGACTGTATGACAAAGCAGCCAAAATGTATCATCAGTTGAAGAAATGTGAAACCAGGAAGTTGTCTCCAAGCAAGAAGCG AGGCAAAGACATTAAGAGGTTGCTGGTGAGCTTTATGTACCTGCAGAGTCTTTTGCAGCCAAAGAGCAG CTCTCTGGATTCTGAGCTGACATCTCTCTGCCAGTCTGTGCTGGAGGATTTCAACCTGTGCTTGTTCTACCTGCCCTCTCCTCCTAATCTGAGCTCAACTAGTGAAGATGAAGAAGAGTATGAGAGTGGCTACTCCTTCCTTCCCGATCTCCTGATCTTTCGCATGGTGATCATCTGCCTTATGAGTGTTCACAGCCTCAAGAGGGCAG GTTCAAAGCAGTACAGTGCAGCCATTGCTTTCACGCTGGCCCTCTTCTCTCACCTGATAAATCACGTCAATATTCGCCTGCAGGCAGAGCTAGAAGAAGGGGAAAATCCAGTCCCAGCCTTTCAGAGTGATGGCACAG ATGACCAGGAGCCGCGGGAGCCATTGAACTCAATTGAGAAGGAAACTGAAGCTGACTTGGCCAATCATCAGCCCAGTGAGGAACAACGGAAGAATGAttgcaagaaaagcaagaaatactCCCGCCTTTCCTGtttgcgccgccgccgccacccccagAAGGTGGATGAGAGTGACCTGAGTGAGGGCTTTGACTCTGACTCCAGCCAGGGCTCCATAAAGGGCAGTGATGGCTCAGAAAGTGGCTCAGAGAAGAGTGATGAGGAAGCAGAAGCTGCTTTTGATGTGGAGACGGACTCTGACATGAACAGCCAAGAATCTCGGTCTGACTTGGAGGACATGGAGGATGAGCCAGGTGAGGAGGGAAGCGGCCAAGGCAAAAGCGGACCCAAAGAAGCCTTAAAAAACTGTGTGGATGGCAGTGGGCTGGGGGACTCCAAGGGCCCAAGCATCTCTAAAATTGAGGCTCCGGATCCAGCAGTGAATGGGCCAGCTTCCCTGAGCGCTAATGACGCAAGCATAGCCAGTAATCTCCAGGCCATGTCCACCCAGCTGTTTCAGACCAAACGCTGCTTTCGCTTGGCTCCCACTTTCAGCAACATCCTTCTGAAACCGAACAGTGAACCACCTGTCTTGAACGATGGAATAGAGAGTAAGCCATGTGTCAATGGAGATCTGGAGAAGCCCAGCTTGGTGGAGCAAG ATGATGTATCTGACTCTGAGGAAAGCATTTCAAGTAACAAATCCTGCAGGAATGAGCGGTCCCTTCAGGAGAAGCTAGAGATCGTGACCAATGAAGGGCTGCTTCTCACTGTCAAGGTGTTCCTGGACTGGCTGAGGACAAACACGGACCTCATCATCATGTGTGCTCAG AGCTCTCAGAGCCTGTGGAACAGGCTGTCTGTGCTCCTGAACcttctgccttctgctgcagACCTGCAGGAATCAG GGCTGGCCCTATGTAATGAAGTCAAGGACATTCTGAGTGGTGCTGAGCTCCCAGACCTGAAAGCCAACTTGCTGCTACCAGAAGATGTGGCCTTGCGAAATCTTCCCCCTCTGAAAAATGCACACAAGAGGTTTAACTTTGAGCAGGACCGGCCCATTTTCTCAGCAGTTGAGGAG TCTGTTGTTCGAATTTGCTGCATTCGGAGCTTTGGCCACTTCATTACCCACTTGCAAGGCAGCATCCTGCAGTTCAATTCAGAGCTTGGGATCTTCATCAGCATAGCACAGTCAGAGCAAGACAACTTGCTGCACCAGGCCCAAGCCCAGTTTCACATG GCTGCAGAGGAAGCTCGTCGGAACAGGCTAATGAGAGATATGGCTCAGCTTCGACTGCAG tga